The following are from one region of the Mannheimia granulomatis genome:
- a CDS encoding biotin--[acetyl-CoA-carboxylase] ligase yields MKLNQAQIQSALICGQAIVFDEIDSTNEYLLKHHKVLENGSICLAEKQTAGRGRRGRSWYSPESENLYFSILWHYSMEDAANLPPLSLVVALIIAESLQAQEVEDIQIKWPNDIYYKGKKMGGILLETKANRLSLDLVIGIGLNLGMTQVDKNVVTQAWADLSQYHFDRNQLVCHLAHELQKNLKIYPLVGFSHYAERWQAFDIFHNKAVKLITEADEIHGISLGINEQGELMLKQGDIIQNFGIGEISLRAE; encoded by the coding sequence ATGAAACTGAACCAAGCTCAAATTCAATCCGCATTGATTTGTGGACAAGCGATTGTGTTTGATGAAATTGATTCGACAAATGAATACCTACTAAAACACCATAAAGTGTTAGAAAACGGCTCAATTTGTTTAGCCGAAAAGCAGACTGCCGGTCGTGGCAGACGCGGTAGAAGTTGGTATTCACCTGAAAGTGAAAATCTCTATTTTTCAATTTTATGGCACTACTCAATGGAAGATGCTGCTAATCTGCCGCCACTTAGCTTAGTCGTGGCCTTAATTATTGCCGAGAGCTTACAGGCTCAGGAGGTAGAAGATATCCAAATTAAATGGCCGAATGATATTTACTATAAAGGCAAAAAAATGGGCGGTATTTTGTTGGAAACGAAAGCAAACCGCTTAAGCTTGGATTTAGTCATCGGCATTGGCTTGAATTTAGGTATGACACAAGTGGATAAAAACGTTGTCACCCAAGCATGGGCAGATTTATCACAATATCATTTCGACCGAAATCAGCTTGTATGCCATTTAGCCCACGAATTGCAAAAAAATCTGAAAATTTACCCGCTTGTCGGCTTTTCCCACTATGCAGAACGCTGGCAAGCATTTGATATCTTTCACAACAAAGCGGTAAAACTCATTACTGAGGCGGATGAAATACACGGCATCTCACTCGGTATTAATGAGCAAGGTGAATTGATGTTAAAGCAAGGTGATATCATTCAGAATTTTGGTATCGGAGAAATTTCATTAAGAGCAGAATAA
- the crp gene encoding cAMP-activated global transcriptional regulator CRP, which translates to MQDMTLSTAPLENVTPPPSIHDPAVEWFLTHCHIHRYPAKYTLIHAGEDAQSLFYIVNGSVAVYIKDDETKEMLLTNLGTGEFVGELSLFEEKVQQRTAFVRTKGPCEIAEISYKKFKQLVHLNPDILMYLSAQMARRLRQTSRQVGNLAFLDVAGRIAQTLLNLAKMPDAMTHPQGMQIKITRQEIGQMVGCSRETVGRILKMLEDEGLISAHGKTIVVFGAR; encoded by the coding sequence ATGCAAGATATGACGCTCTCAACTGCACCACTTGAAAATGTAACACCACCTCCCTCGATTCACGATCCGGCAGTTGAGTGGTTTTTAACGCATTGCCATATCCATCGCTATCCAGCGAAATACACACTTATTCATGCCGGTGAAGATGCTCAATCTCTGTTTTATATTGTAAACGGCTCTGTTGCGGTTTATATCAAAGATGATGAAACTAAAGAGATGCTACTTACTAATTTAGGAACAGGTGAATTTGTTGGTGAGTTAAGCTTATTTGAAGAGAAAGTGCAACAGCGTACTGCCTTTGTCCGCACTAAAGGCCCATGTGAGATTGCTGAAATTTCTTATAAAAAATTCAAACAGTTAGTCCATTTAAATCCTGATATTTTAATGTATTTATCGGCACAAATGGCACGCCGTTTACGTCAGACATCCCGCCAAGTGGGTAATTTAGCTTTCTTAGATGTTGCCGGTCGCATTGCTCAGACATTGCTCAACCTAGCTAAAATGCCCGATGCCATGACCCATCCACAAGGTATGCAGATCAAAATTACCCGTCAAGAAATTGGGCAGATGGTTGGCTGCTCTCGTGAAACGGTCGGGCGTATTCTGAAAATGTTAGAAGATGAAGGGCTGATTTCTGCCCACGGCAAAACGATTGTCGTGTTCGGCGCCAGATAA
- a CDS encoding PDDEXK nuclease domain-containing protein, translating to MLASNHYIQEIKQILSQARQKAYQAVNAAMVEAYWKIGERIVQEEQNGQSRAEYGKEIIKNLSAELTAEFGKGFTERNLRNFRQFYLEFTDLNMWKSMISKLTWTHFQRVLKVTNPQARHYYLKEAAENSWSVRTLDRNISTLYYDRLLASQDKALVEQEMKEKTATLQASDFIKSPTVLEFLNLPASMAYSEADLEKALIDNLQQFMLELGKGFAFVARQQHIRTETSDFFIDLVFYNYILKCFVIVELKTDKLTHQDIGQLDMYVRMYDDLHRQTGDNPTIGLLLCTETDSVVAKYSVLHQNPQLFASKYVHYLPSEAELVAEIEQQKYIFKQQHSG from the coding sequence ATGTTAGCTTCCAACCACTATATTCAAGAGATCAAACAGATTTTAAGCCAAGCCCGCCAAAAGGCATATCAGGCGGTCAATGCCGCAATGGTCGAAGCCTATTGGAAAATCGGTGAGCGAATTGTGCAGGAAGAACAGAACGGCCAGAGCCGTGCGGAGTATGGCAAGGAGATCATCAAAAATCTCTCGGCAGAATTAACTGCCGAATTTGGCAAAGGATTTACTGAACGAAATTTGCGTAATTTCCGCCAGTTTTACCTTGAATTTACTGATCTCAACATGTGGAAATCGATGATTTCCAAATTGACGTGGACTCATTTCCAACGTGTCTTAAAAGTCACCAACCCGCAAGCCCGCCATTACTATTTAAAAGAAGCGGCGGAGAATAGCTGGTCGGTGCGCACGCTGGATCGCAATATCTCTACGCTCTACTACGACCGCCTGCTGGCCAGCCAAGACAAAGCCTTGGTTGAGCAGGAGATGAAAGAGAAAACCGCCACGCTGCAAGCCTCAGATTTCATCAAAAGCCCGACCGTGTTGGAGTTTCTGAATTTGCCGGCTTCAATGGCATACAGCGAAGCGGATCTGGAAAAGGCGTTAATCGATAATTTGCAGCAATTTATGTTGGAACTTGGCAAAGGCTTTGCGTTTGTAGCGCGCCAGCAACACATTCGCACCGAAACCAGCGATTTTTTCATCGATTTGGTGTTTTATAACTACATCTTAAAATGCTTTGTGATTGTGGAACTCAAAACCGATAAACTTACCCATCAAGACATCGGGCAGTTGGATATGTATGTGCGAATGTACGACGATTTGCACCGTCAAACGGGCGACAATCCCACTATCGGCTTGCTGCTCTGCACCGAAACCGACAGCGTGGTGGCGAAATACTCAGTACTACACCAAAACCCGCAGCTGTTTGCGAGTAAATATGTGCATTATTTGCCGAGTGAGGCGGAGCTGGTGGCGGAAATTGAACAACAGAAATATATTTTTAAACAGCAGCATTCAGGCTGA
- the murB gene encoding UDP-N-acetylmuramate dehydrogenase — translation MNYSLTPFHTFHLPSKATQIIEFSSVAQLLSEWQKADAAKQPTLILGQGSNVLFLEDFDGVVLVNKLKGIAYREDEHFHYLHVQGGENWHELVKWTLNQNIAGLENLALIPGVAGSAPIQNIGAYGMEFERVCDFVEVLNLRSGERFTLNKVECEFGYRESVFKHQYRDGFAIISVGLKLAKAWQPILSYGSLTQFDPKTVTPKQIFDEVCAVRSSKLPNPDEFGNAGSFFKNPVISQAQFAKVQAKFPTIPHYPQADGSVKLAAGWLIDQTELKGFQIGGAAVHTQQALVLINKTDATGADVAALAKTVRHKVREKFGVDIQPEVRFIGRKGEVDSEQITR, via the coding sequence ATGAACTACAGTTTAACCCCTTTTCACACTTTCCATTTACCCTCAAAAGCTACTCAGATCATTGAATTTAGCAGCGTAGCACAGCTACTAAGCGAATGGCAAAAAGCAGATGCAGCAAAGCAGCCCACTTTAATTCTTGGACAAGGCTCCAATGTCTTATTCTTAGAAGATTTTGACGGCGTGGTACTCGTCAATAAACTTAAAGGCATTGCGTATCGGGAAGATGAGCATTTTCACTACCTACACGTTCAAGGTGGCGAAAACTGGCATGAACTGGTGAAATGGACATTAAACCAAAACATTGCAGGGCTTGAGAACTTAGCCTTAATTCCCGGTGTTGCAGGCTCAGCCCCAATTCAGAACATCGGCGCCTATGGCATGGAGTTTGAGCGGGTATGCGACTTTGTAGAGGTCTTGAATTTGCGTTCCGGCGAGCGTTTTACGCTAAATAAAGTCGAATGCGAATTTGGCTACCGTGAAAGTGTATTTAAGCATCAATATCGTGATGGATTTGCGATTATTTCAGTTGGCTTAAAGCTGGCAAAAGCATGGCAGCCGATTTTAAGTTATGGCTCTCTAACCCAATTTGATCCGAAAACCGTTACACCAAAGCAGATTTTTGATGAAGTCTGTGCGGTGCGCTCCTCCAAATTACCAAATCCTGATGAATTTGGTAATGCCGGCAGTTTCTTTAAAAATCCGGTAATTTCACAAGCGCAATTTGCAAAAGTACAAGCTAAATTCCCAACTATCCCACATTATCCACAAGCAGACGGCAGCGTAAAATTAGCCGCAGGCTGGCTTATTGATCAAACTGAATTAAAAGGTTTCCAAATCGGGGGGGCTGCCGTGCATACCCAACAAGCATTAGTGCTGATAAACAAAACCGATGCAACTGGAGCAGATGTAGCAGCGCTGGCTAAAACAGTCCGCCATAAAGTTCGAGAAAAATTCGGTGTTGACATTCAACCTGAAGTTCGTTTTATAGGCAGAAAAGGTGAAGTCGATAGCGAGCAGATCACGCGCTAA
- the dut gene encoding dUTP diphosphatase, producing the protein MKQIDLKILDSRIGNEFPLPAYATEGSAGLDLRALINDPLTVKAGETVLIPTGISIYIADQNLAAVILPRSGLGHKNGIVLGNLVGLIDSDYQGPLMVSLWNRSQTDFTVNVGDRIAQLVFVPVVQASFNIVESFEKTERGEGGFGHSGKQ; encoded by the coding sequence ATGAAACAGATCGATTTAAAAATTTTAGACAGCCGCATTGGCAATGAATTTCCTCTGCCGGCGTATGCCACAGAAGGCTCAGCAGGGCTTGATTTGCGGGCGCTAATCAACGATCCACTTACAGTTAAAGCAGGAGAAACAGTGCTGATCCCAACGGGAATTTCGATTTATATTGCCGATCAGAATTTAGCGGCAGTGATCTTACCAAGATCAGGCTTAGGTCATAAAAACGGGATTGTGTTGGGCAACTTAGTGGGTTTGATAGACAGTGATTATCAAGGTCCGCTTATGGTTTCACTTTGGAACCGCAGCCAAACAGATTTCACTGTGAATGTGGGAGACCGTATCGCTCAATTAGTCTTTGTGCCGGTAGTCCAAGCCAGTTTCAACATTGTAGAAAGTTTTGAGAAAACCGAGCGTGGCGAAGGCGGTTTCGGGCATTCTGGTAAACAGTAA
- the coaBC gene encoding bifunctional phosphopantothenoylcysteine decarboxylase/phosphopantothenate--cysteine ligase CoaBC, whose product MLQNKKILVGITGGIAAYKTIELIRLLKKADAEVRVVLTPAAEAFVTPLTLQAISGNAVSNSLLDPQAELAMGHIELAKWADLVLVAPASADFIARLRMGMGNDLLSTLCLATPAPILLAPAMNQQMYKRSAVQENLQKVREQGVLTVGPNSGFQACGDVGEGRMSEPAEIFAEIQQILTACNDLADLSVVITAGGTREAIDPVRYISNHSSGKMGYAIAEHFAKRGAKVVLISGVTNLPTPPAVERVDVVSAQEMFEQAVKFAPKSAIFIGCAAVADYRVANVSEQKIKKTDDSDELTLKLVKNPDIIAHVAHLSENRPFVVGFAAETQNVAEYAKSKLERKNLDMICANDVSGGQVFGQDQNALHLLWKNGEKKLPLADKGKLAEHLVQEIVARFQTK is encoded by the coding sequence ATGTTACAAAATAAAAAAATCTTAGTTGGCATCACAGGCGGTATCGCCGCCTACAAAACCATCGAACTCATTCGCCTGCTGAAAAAAGCCGATGCGGAAGTACGTGTGGTGCTGACCCCTGCCGCCGAAGCCTTTGTTACCCCACTCACGCTGCAAGCGATTTCCGGTAATGCAGTCTCGAACTCGTTGCTCGACCCACAGGCGGAACTCGCAATGGGGCATATCGAGCTGGCGAAATGGGCGGATTTGGTGCTGGTTGCTCCGGCTTCTGCGGATTTTATCGCCCGTCTGCGAATGGGAATGGGCAACGATTTGCTCTCTACGCTTTGCCTTGCTACGCCCGCCCCGATTTTACTTGCCCCTGCGATGAACCAGCAGATGTACAAGCGGTCGGCAGTGCAGGAAAATCTGCAAAAAGTGCGTGAGCAAGGCGTGCTGACGGTCGGCCCAAACAGCGGTTTCCAAGCCTGTGGCGATGTCGGCGAAGGGCGAATGTCTGAGCCTGCGGAGATTTTTGCAGAAATTCAGCAAATTCTGACCGCTTGTAACGATCTTGCCGATCTCAGCGTGGTGATTACCGCCGGCGGCACACGGGAGGCGATCGACCCTGTGCGTTACATCAGCAACCACAGCTCGGGCAAAATGGGCTATGCGATTGCAGAACACTTTGCCAAGCGTGGGGCGAAAGTTGTGCTGATTTCGGGCGTGACTAACCTGCCAACACCGCCTGCTGTTGAGCGAGTAGACGTGGTTTCTGCCCAAGAGATGTTTGAACAAGCGGTCAAATTCGCTCCAAAATCTGCAATTTTTATCGGCTGTGCGGCGGTAGCGGATTATCGGGTGGCGAACGTTTCCGAGCAAAAAATCAAGAAAACGGACGACAGCGATGAACTGACGTTAAAACTCGTGAAAAACCCCGATATTATCGCGCACGTCGCCCATCTTAGCGAAAATCGCCCCTTTGTGGTCGGCTTTGCGGCTGAAACGCAAAATGTGGCGGAATATGCAAAATCCAAACTCGAACGCAAAAATCTCGATATGATTTGTGCCAACGATGTTTCGGGCGGACAAGTGTTCGGGCAGGATCAGAATGCGTTGCATTTGCTCTGGAAAAACGGCGAAAAAAAATTACCGCTAGCGGATAAAGGAAAGTTGGCAGAGCATTTAGTGCAGGAAATTGTGGCACGATTTCAAACAAAATAA
- a CDS encoding ABC transporter substrate-binding protein, whose amino-acid sequence MKLLTLTKISAAVMATLALAACDDKSSENKSANAAKPQAEKTFVNCVSRSPTGFSPVLVMDGLSYNASSQQIYNRLVEFVPGTTEIEPALAESWEISEDGLTYTFKLRQGVKFHTNKDFTPSRELNADDVVFSFNRQLDKNHPYHAVSKGTYPYFNAMKFPTLLKSVEKVDDNTVRFTLTKRDASFLSSLGMDFTSIYSAEYADKMMKAGTPEAVDTAPIGTGPFVFNGYVLDQASRYVANKDYWKGKPDIDRLIFEIVPDATTRYAKLQSGQCDLMDFPNATDIEKMKNDPKVNLLSQPGLNIAYVALNTEKAPFNNVKVRQALNLAVDKKAIIDVVYQGNGFAAKNPLPPTIWGYNNELAESEFNIEKAKQLLAEAGYPNGFETELWVQPVVRASNPNPRRMSEIIQADWAKIGVKAKLVTYEWGDYVKRTKAGELTAGTYGWSGDNGDPDNFLSPLFGTANIGNSNYARFTNAELDALLEKALGSSDKAERTKLYEQAQVILREQAPWINVAHSINFAPTSKRVQGYKQSPFGYTYLYPVKLVD is encoded by the coding sequence ATGAAATTGTTAACTTTAACTAAAATCAGCGCAGCAGTAATGGCTACGTTAGCATTGGCTGCTTGTGATGATAAAAGCAGCGAAAATAAATCTGCTAATGCCGCTAAACCGCAAGCAGAAAAAACTTTTGTAAACTGTGTAAGCCGCTCTCCAACAGGCTTTAGCCCAGTTTTAGTGATGGATGGCTTATCTTATAATGCCAGCTCGCAACAAATTTATAACCGCTTAGTAGAATTTGTTCCCGGCACCACTGAAATTGAGCCTGCTTTGGCGGAAAGCTGGGAAATCAGTGAAGATGGTTTAACTTACACTTTCAAATTGCGTCAAGGAGTGAAATTCCATACCAACAAAGACTTTACTCCAAGCCGTGAATTAAATGCTGATGATGTCGTATTCTCATTTAACCGCCAGTTAGATAAGAACCATCCGTATCATGCTGTTTCAAAGGGGACTTATCCGTATTTCAATGCGATGAAATTCCCAACTTTATTGAAATCAGTTGAAAAAGTTGATGACAATACAGTTCGTTTTACGCTAACTAAGCGTGATGCTTCATTCTTATCGAGCCTAGGTATGGATTTCACTTCTATTTACTCAGCAGAATATGCGGATAAAATGATGAAAGCCGGCACACCGGAAGCAGTCGATACGGCTCCAATCGGTACAGGTCCATTTGTATTTAACGGTTACGTGCTAGATCAAGCCAGCCGCTATGTAGCAAACAAGGATTACTGGAAAGGTAAGCCGGATATTGATCGTTTGATTTTCGAGATCGTACCGGATGCCACGACCCGTTATGCAAAATTACAATCCGGTCAATGTGATTTAATGGATTTCCCAAATGCGACCGACATTGAAAAAATGAAAAACGATCCGAAAGTAAATCTATTATCACAGCCGGGCTTAAACATTGCTTATGTAGCGCTCAATACCGAAAAAGCACCCTTTAATAATGTGAAAGTTCGCCAAGCGTTAAATTTAGCGGTAGATAAAAAAGCAATTATTGATGTAGTTTATCAAGGTAATGGCTTTGCTGCGAAAAACCCGCTTCCACCAACAATTTGGGGCTATAACAATGAGCTAGCGGAATCTGAATTTAATATTGAGAAAGCAAAACAGTTATTGGCTGAAGCCGGCTACCCGAACGGTTTTGAAACCGAATTATGGGTACAACCGGTTGTTCGTGCGTCTAACCCAAACCCTCGCCGTATGTCGGAAATCATCCAAGCAGACTGGGCAAAAATTGGTGTAAAAGCAAAATTAGTCACTTACGAATGGGGTGATTATGTTAAACGTACCAAAGCCGGGGAATTAACGGCGGGAACTTACGGCTGGTCTGGTGATAATGGTGATCCGGATAACTTCTTATCACCACTCTTCGGCACAGCAAATATCGGTAACAGTAACTATGCTCGCTTCACTAATGCTGAATTAGATGCGCTGTTAGAAAAAGCATTAGGTTCATCAGACAAAGCAGAACGGACCAAGCTCTACGAGCAAGCTCAAGTAATTTTAAGAGAACAAGCACCGTGGATTAACGTGGCTCACTCAATTAACTTTGCCCCAACCAGCAAGCGTGTTCAAGGTTATAAACAAAGTCCGTTTGGATACACTTACTTATATCCGGTGAAGTTAGTAGATTAA
- the slmA gene encoding nucleoid occlusion factor SlmA encodes MTEPKIKMPKKSVVERQQQVLEVLIGLLNSEEGMQRVTTERLAAAVGVSEGALYRYFPSKTKMFEALIEKIEQTLTHYIHANKRQASSANSVRAILYAILEFARKNPGVTRILTGHALMFEDDLLKARVAKFFDNLELQFANILQLSKLRERKSFEDERALAGYLVNFCEGQFLRLVRSNFSYNQHQHFEKQWAFIKPLFD; translated from the coding sequence ATGACAGAACCTAAAATTAAAATGCCGAAAAAATCCGTAGTTGAACGCCAACAACAAGTTCTAGAGGTGTTAATCGGATTATTAAATTCTGAAGAAGGCATGCAGCGTGTTACTACCGAGCGTTTAGCTGCTGCGGTTGGAGTGTCGGAAGGTGCGTTGTATCGCTACTTCCCAAGTAAAACCAAGATGTTTGAAGCCTTAATTGAAAAAATTGAGCAAACCTTGACCCATTACATCCATGCAAACAAACGGCAAGCCAGCAGTGCGAATTCCGTACGAGCCATTCTTTATGCAATCTTAGAATTTGCCCGTAAAAACCCGGGGGTCACTCGGATTCTGACAGGACACGCATTAATGTTTGAAGACGATTTATTAAAAGCGAGAGTTGCCAAATTTTTCGATAATTTAGAGTTACAATTTGCCAATATTTTGCAACTGAGCAAACTACGTGAGCGTAAAAGCTTTGAAGATGAACGAGCGCTGGCAGGCTATTTAGTAAATTTCTGCGAAGGACAATTTTTACGTCTGGTTCGTTCTAATTTTAGCTATAACCAACATCAACATTTTGAAAAACAGTGGGCATTTATTAAACCTTTATTTGATTAA
- a CDS encoding YheU family protein, with protein sequence MIIPWQELEESTLNNILDSFILREGTDYGEKELSLAEKRENLLAQLKADKVVIVWSELHESLDIKEKKSFLG encoded by the coding sequence ATGATAATTCCTTGGCAAGAACTCGAAGAATCTACTTTAAATAATATTTTAGATTCTTTCATTTTACGAGAAGGCACAGATTATGGCGAAAAAGAACTCTCTTTAGCAGAAAAAAGAGAGAATTTGTTAGCACAATTAAAGGCAGATAAAGTCGTGATTGTCTGGTCTGAATTACACGAAAGCCTTGATATTAAAGAGAAAAAATCTTTTTTGGGTTAA
- the radC gene encoding RadC family protein — protein sequence MNDFDAISDEPIVMPREKLLTHGAASLTDAELLAIFLRTGTKDVPVMTLAESVLMVFGSLRQLLNADINEFCKIYGLGKTKYIQLQASKEMTKRYLAQQMEFSEMIQAPYMAIMYFQTELEEEEREVFMVLFLDNQNRLIYKEKMFFGTINQTAVHPREIIKRALKYNAAAIIVAHNHPSGSCLPSESDRSLTKKIEMACELVDIRFVDHIIVGKGDYFSFAEEKLELKEINN from the coding sequence ATGAACGACTTTGATGCTATTTCAGATGAACCTATAGTGATGCCAAGAGAAAAATTACTGACACATGGAGCAGCTTCATTAACAGATGCTGAGCTACTGGCTATTTTTTTGCGTACAGGAACTAAAGATGTGCCGGTAATGACACTAGCGGAAAGTGTATTGATGGTATTTGGGTCATTACGTCAATTACTTAATGCAGATATCAATGAGTTTTGCAAAATTTATGGATTAGGAAAAACGAAATATATTCAATTGCAGGCCTCAAAAGAGATGACGAAACGCTATTTAGCACAGCAAATGGAATTTAGTGAGATGATTCAAGCCCCTTATATGGCGATTATGTATTTTCAAACGGAGCTGGAAGAAGAGGAAAGAGAGGTTTTTATGGTATTGTTTTTAGATAATCAGAATCGCTTGATTTATAAAGAAAAAATGTTTTTTGGTACCATTAATCAAACTGCAGTTCACCCTCGGGAAATTATTAAGCGGGCATTAAAATATAATGCAGCTGCGATTATCGTTGCACATAATCACCCTTCCGGCTCCTGCTTGCCTAGCGAATCTGATAGAAGTTTAACGAAAAAGATTGAAATGGCATGTGAACTGGTCGATATTCGCTTTGTTGATCATATTATTGTAGGCAAAGGTGATTATTTTTCATTTGCAGAAGAAAAGCTGGAACTAAAAGAGATAAATAATTAG